The genomic stretch ATCGCGGCGGTCGTCGCCTTCCCGCTGTACTGGATGGTGCTCAGCGCCTTCAAACCGGCCGGCGAGATCGAGTCGACCGAGGCGCGGCCCTGGACGACGGCGCCCTCGCTGGACTCCTTTCGGCGCGTGTTCGAGCAGCAGGAATTCGGTCGATATTTCGTCAACAGCCTTGTTGTCGCGGGCTCGGTGGTGGTCGCCTCGGCACTCATCGCGTTTCTAGCGGCGACCGCCGTGACCCGATTCCGGTTCCGCTTCCGGACCACCTTGCTGATCATGTTTCTGGTGGCCCAGATGGTGCCCGTGGAAGCCCTCACGATCCCCTTGTTCTTCCTCATGCGGGACGCCGGTCAGCTCAACACCCTGGGCTCGCTGATCCTGCCCCACATCGCCTTCTCGCTGCCGTTCGCGATCTGGATGCTGCGCGGTTTCGTGAAAGCGGTTCCGGAGGCCCTGGAGGAGGCCGCGTACCTCGACGGGGCGAGCCGGGCGCGATTCCTGTGGCAGATCCTTTTCCCGCTCGTGCTGCCCGGCCTGGTCGCCACGAGCGTCTTTTCCTTCATCTCGGCCTGGAACGACTTCCTCTTCGCCAAGTCGTTCATCATCAGCGACACTTCGCAGTCGACGCTGCCGATGGCGCTGCTGGTCTTCTACAAGCCGGACGAGCCGGACTGGGGCGGTGTGATGGCCGCGTCGACGGTGATGACGATTCCGGTGCTGGTGTTCTTCGTACTCGTGCAGCGACGCCT from Streptomyces davaonensis JCM 4913 encodes the following:
- a CDS encoding carbohydrate ABC transporter permease, which translates into the protein MNLLRGLVARPWRFAAEATALLIAAVVAFPLYWMVLSAFKPAGEIESTEARPWTTAPSLDSFRRVFEQQEFGRYFVNSLVVAGSVVVASALIAFLAATAVTRFRFRFRTTLLIMFLVAQMVPVEALTIPLFFLMRDAGQLNTLGSLILPHIAFSLPFAIWMLRGFVKAVPEALEEAAYLDGASRARFLWQILFPLVLPGLVATSVFSFISAWNDFLFAKSFIISDTSQSTLPMALLVFYKPDEPDWGGVMAASTVMTIPVLVFFVLVQRRLVSGLGGAVKD